Proteins found in one Helicobacter kayseriensis genomic segment:
- the ftsY gene encoding signal recognition particle-docking protein FtsY produces MFQSLKSILKKTTDGISQAIGTKKKLISQNELENALIESDISYDLIEMMLKNLPQEVSKNELEVALWRFFRAESYYDKLQYTPLQDKPEVMLIIGVNGAGKTTTIAKLAHLAKKQGKKVILGAGDTFRAAAIEQLKLWGEKLGIEVISSQIGHDPSSIAFDSIKAGLARGADQIIIDTAGRLHNQTNLKNELIKISKVCSKALDEKPFHKLLILDGTQGSSAITQAKIFNEILNVDGIIVTKLDSTSKGGAILSMIYELKLPIAYIGTGEKEDNLLPFNEEEYIQSILEAIFG; encoded by the coding sequence ATGTTTCAAAGCCTCAAATCGATTCTTAAAAAAACAACCGATGGAATCTCTCAGGCCATCGGCACAAAAAAGAAACTTATCTCTCAAAATGAACTAGAAAATGCTCTCATTGAAAGCGATATTTCCTATGACTTGATCGAAATGATGCTCAAAAATCTCCCTCAAGAAGTGAGCAAAAACGAACTTGAGGTGGCATTGTGGAGATTCTTCCGCGCTGAGAGCTATTATGATAAATTGCAATACACCCCCCTTCAAGATAAACCTGAGGTAATGCTTATTATTGGCGTAAATGGCGCAGGAAAAACAACAACAATTGCCAAGCTTGCTCATTTAGCTAAAAAGCAAGGGAAAAAAGTCATCTTAGGTGCAGGAGATACATTCCGCGCTGCAGCAATTGAACAGCTCAAGCTTTGGGGAGAGAAGCTAGGGATTGAAGTGATCAGCTCTCAAATTGGTCATGATCCAAGCTCGATAGCATTTGATAGCATTAAAGCTGGACTTGCAAGGGGAGCAGATCAAATCATTATCGATACTGCAGGAAGATTACATAATCAAACCAATCTCAAAAATGAACTCATCAAAATCTCCAAAGTTTGCTCCAAAGCCTTAGATGAAAAACCCTTTCACAAACTGCTTATCCTTGATGGGACGCAAGGAAGCTCAGCAATCACTCAAGCTAAGATTTTCAATGAAATCTTAAATGTTGATGGAATCATTGTCACCAAGCTTGATAGCACAAGCAAAGGAGGAGCGATCTTGAGTATGATTTATGAGCTCAAACTCCCTATTGCCTACATCGGCACTGGCGAAAAAGAAGACAATCTTCTTCCATTTAATGAAGAAGAATATATTCAATCGATTTTAGAGGCGATTTTTGGCTAA
- the pstA gene encoding phosphate ABC transporter permease PstA, whose amino-acid sequence MKLLKKRKKSSKHFKLFCKMGLYLNLAFLVVFLGSIAYMGFPAFNQTYIYMTPSSDSKITSLLSRSEQRKIRLQGGIKENAWFLANSEVDQYVKQKFSRLKDSQRSLIDTLKQEKRIETRLNLNFFFNGDSKTSPEQSGVLAGAIGTLLVILVCMVVAVPISIATAIYLEEFAPQNWLTRIIEVCINNLAGIPSIIFGLLGLGLFINFFGMPRSSALVGGLTLAIMSLPIIIVASQSALKSVDIHLKKAGYALGMSKWQVIKGISLPMAMPTILTGSILALAQAIGETAPLMLIGMIAFIPDVSTSLTQPTTVLPALIYNWASMPEKAFLERAAAGILVLLGLLVLLNLSAIYLRKYFQGKQSW is encoded by the coding sequence ATGAAGCTACTCAAAAAAAGAAAAAAGTCTTCCAAACACTTCAAACTTTTTTGCAAGATGGGACTTTATCTCAATCTTGCTTTCTTGGTTGTGTTTTTAGGAAGCATTGCTTATATGGGATTTCCTGCATTTAATCAAACCTATATTTATATGACACCCTCCTCAGATTCCAAAATCACCTCTCTCCTCTCAAGAAGTGAGCAAAGAAAGATTCGTCTCCAAGGAGGCATCAAAGAAAATGCGTGGTTTTTGGCAAATTCTGAAGTAGATCAATATGTCAAACAAAAATTCTCACGCCTAAAAGATTCTCAAAGATCTCTAATTGACACTCTCAAACAAGAAAAAAGGATTGAAACACGATTGAATCTCAATTTCTTTTTTAATGGAGATTCTAAAACCTCTCCAGAGCAATCAGGAGTTTTAGCAGGAGCAATTGGGACCCTTTTGGTGATTTTAGTGTGTATGGTAGTCGCTGTTCCAATCAGTATTGCAACAGCAATTTATTTAGAAGAATTTGCCCCTCAAAATTGGCTGACGCGAATCATTGAAGTTTGCATCAATAATCTTGCTGGGATTCCAAGTATTATTTTTGGACTTTTGGGACTTGGGCTTTTTATCAATTTCTTTGGTATGCCTAGATCTTCAGCCCTTGTGGGAGGATTAACTCTAGCAATTATGAGTTTGCCTATCATTATTGTTGCAAGTCAATCCGCTCTTAAAAGCGTAGATATCCACCTCAAAAAAGCAGGATATGCACTTGGGATGAGCAAATGGCAAGTTATCAAAGGCATTTCCCTCCCTATGGCAATGCCTACAATTTTGACAGGATCTATTTTAGCACTCGCCCAAGCCATTGGAGAAACAGCACCTTTGATGCTGATTGGAATGATTGCATTTATCCCTGATGTATCAACCTCGCTTACTCAACCCACAACAGTTCTTCCTGCCTTAATCTATAATTGGGCAAGTATGCCCGAAAAGGCATTCTTAGAACGTGCTGCTGCAGGTATTTTGGTGCTATTGGGGCTTCTAGTCTTACTTAATCTAAGCGCAATTTATTTAAGAAAATATTTTCAAGGAAAACAATCATGGTAG
- a CDS encoding tRNA (cytidine(34)-2'-O)-methyltransferase — translation MFNIVLVEPRIPQNTGNIGRLCVAGWAKLHLIHPLGFQISQKELKRAGMDYWKDLEVYEWKNLDAFWEAFPVNSQHFFLSTKADKNYFDASFSKECFLYFGREDAGLDPHILQTYSNQALKLPMKETIRSINLATCVGAVLYEAIRQNWPL, via the coding sequence ATGTTTAATATTGTTCTAGTTGAGCCACGCATTCCTCAAAATACGGGAAATATTGGGAGGCTTTGCGTTGCAGGATGGGCCAAACTCCACCTCATCCATCCTCTAGGATTTCAAATCTCACAAAAAGAACTCAAACGCGCAGGAATGGATTATTGGAAAGATCTTGAAGTTTATGAATGGAAAAACCTAGATGCATTTTGGGAAGCTTTTCCAGTCAATTCTCAGCATTTCTTTCTTTCAACAAAAGCAGACAAAAATTATTTTGATGCCTCTTTTTCCAAAGAGTGCTTTTTATACTTTGGACGAGAAGATGCTGGATTAGACCCTCACATCCTACAAACTTATTCAAACCAAGCTCTAAAACTCCCCATGAAAGAAACAATACGCAGTATCAATCTAGCCACATGTGTAGGGGCTGTTTTATATGAGGCAATTAGACAAAACTGGCCCCTTTAG
- a CDS encoding response regulator transcription factor: protein MQMLNVVLIEDEKDLNELICLHLMQEGISVQSFLDMPDLEEVLHEGRVDALIVDRNLPSGDSIKSIQKLRKLGYEESVIFLTAKARQEEVFEGFEKGCDDYICKPFEMKELILRLKAMMRRKLKNRLQYGECVLLLGERECFYEGKSVSVSGLEFELLRCFFENKNETLSRQFLSESVWKNDTTSDKTINIAITRLKQKFPFLKEKILPIRGLGYRLC, encoded by the coding sequence TTGCAAATGCTAAATGTCGTTTTGATTGAAGATGAAAAAGATTTGAATGAGTTGATTTGCTTGCATTTGATGCAGGAGGGAATCTCTGTGCAAAGTTTTTTGGATATGCCAGATTTGGAAGAGGTATTGCATGAGGGGAGGGTTGATGCTTTAATCGTTGATCGAAATTTGCCCAGTGGGGATAGCATCAAATCCATTCAAAAACTCAGAAAGCTTGGCTATGAAGAATCAGTTATTTTTCTAACAGCAAAAGCAAGACAAGAGGAGGTGTTTGAGGGATTTGAAAAGGGGTGTGATGATTATATTTGCAAGCCTTTTGAGATGAAGGAATTGATCTTGCGTCTTAAGGCTATGATGCGACGGAAGCTAAAAAATCGTTTGCAATATGGGGAGTGCGTCTTGCTTTTGGGAGAGAGGGAGTGTTTTTATGAGGGGAAGAGTGTGTCTGTGAGTGGATTGGAGTTTGAACTTTTGAGATGTTTTTTTGAAAACAAAAATGAAACCCTTAGTCGTCAATTTTTGAGTGAGAGCGTGTGGAAAAATGACACAACAAGCGATAAAACAATCAATATAGCTATCACAAGATTGAAACAAAAATTTCCATTTTTGAAAGAAAAAATCCTTCCTATTCGTGGTTTGGGGTATCGCTTGTGTTGA
- the pstB gene encoding phosphate ABC transporter ATP-binding protein PstB gives MVARVVNLNLFYGKKQALFNINMNIKKNKITALIGASGCGKSTFLRCFNRMNDKIAHIQGLVEVKGQDVAYQDVVKLRKMVGMVFQQPNVFVKSIYENIAYAPRLHGMIKNKDEEEQLVLDSLCKVGLLNEVKDKLKTNALALSGGQQQRLCIARALAIKPKLLLLDEPTSALDPISSGVIEELLKELSQDLTMIMVTHNMQQAKRIADKVAFFHLGELVEMGKSQEFFESPKEERTQAYLNGVFG, from the coding sequence ATGGTAGCAAGAGTTGTCAATCTTAATTTATTTTATGGAAAAAAACAAGCACTTTTTAATATCAATATGAACATCAAAAAAAACAAAATAACAGCACTTATTGGAGCTTCTGGCTGTGGAAAATCAACATTTCTTAGATGCTTCAATCGTATGAATGACAAGATTGCTCATATCCAAGGACTTGTAGAAGTCAAAGGGCAAGATGTCGCTTATCAAGATGTCGTTAAACTAAGAAAAATGGTGGGAATGGTCTTTCAACAACCCAATGTTTTTGTCAAAAGCATTTATGAAAATATTGCTTATGCTCCAAGACTTCATGGAATGATCAAAAATAAGGACGAAGAGGAACAATTAGTCCTAGACTCACTTTGTAAGGTTGGATTACTCAATGAAGTCAAAGACAAGCTCAAAACCAATGCCTTAGCCCTTTCAGGAGGACAACAACAACGCCTCTGTATTGCTAGAGCATTAGCAATCAAGCCCAAACTTCTATTGCTTGATGAACCCACATCTGCCCTTGATCCTATCTCTTCTGGCGTGATTGAAGAGCTTCTTAAAGAACTCAGTCAAGATCTCACAATGATTATGGTCACGCACAATATGCAACAGGCCAAAAGAATAGCTGATAAGGTTGCCTTTTTTCATCTTGGTGAATTGGTTGAAATGGGGAAAAGTCAAGAATTTTTTGAATCTCCCAAAGAAGAAAGAACGCAAGCATATCTTAATGGTGTTTTTGGATAA
- a CDS encoding substrate-binding domain-containing protein has protein sequence MKKSLAILGLSALLINASELKIAGSSTVYPFSAFVAEEYSAIKNTRTPIVESVGTGGGFKIFCEGKTDIANASRTIKESEFQNCLKNGVTDIMGIMIGYDGIVLAQNKINAPINLTLEQLFLALAKEIPQDGKLIANPYTHWNQIHPSLPNRKITIYGPPSSSGTRDTIEELILGEVSKTFKEYGSQAGKYKSIRQDSAYIPSGENDNLIVTKLSADKEALGLFGYGFLANNQDKIDALSIDSIQANEENIANGTYELARSLFIYINLKNKESLEFARIFMNNDLASSDGELSKIGLVPLNQELLQEVQKRLQNPSILTLDLVKEGKVSK, from the coding sequence ATGAAAAAAAGTCTTGCCATCCTTGGATTAAGTGCTTTATTGATCAATGCATCAGAACTCAAAATCGCGGGATCTTCTACGGTTTATCCATTTAGTGCTTTTGTCGCAGAAGAGTATTCAGCAATCAAAAACACAAGAACACCTATTGTAGAGAGCGTAGGGACAGGGGGAGGATTTAAGATTTTCTGTGAAGGAAAAACAGATATTGCCAATGCCTCAAGAACAATCAAAGAAAGTGAGTTTCAAAATTGTCTCAAAAATGGAGTGACAGATATTATGGGGATTATGATTGGCTATGATGGAATTGTGCTAGCTCAAAACAAAATCAATGCACCTATCAATCTCACTCTTGAGCAACTCTTCCTTGCTCTTGCCAAAGAAATCCCACAAGATGGGAAACTCATCGCCAATCCCTACACACATTGGAATCAAATCCACCCCTCACTTCCCAATCGAAAAATCACCATTTATGGACCACCCTCAAGTTCTGGGACAAGAGATACGATTGAAGAACTTATTCTTGGAGAGGTATCTAAAACATTCAAAGAATATGGATCGCAAGCGGGGAAATACAAGAGCATTCGACAAGATAGTGCTTATATTCCAAGTGGAGAAAACGACAATCTTATCGTGACAAAACTCAGTGCAGATAAAGAAGCTTTAGGACTTTTTGGATATGGATTTTTGGCAAACAATCAAGATAAGATTGATGCTCTAAGTATTGATTCTATTCAAGCCAATGAAGAAAACATCGCCAATGGAACATATGAACTTGCACGATCGCTCTTTATTTATATCAATTTAAAAAACAAAGAATCTTTAGAGTTTGCAAGAATCTTTATGAATAATGATTTGGCATCAAGTGATGGAGAGCTCTCAAAAATTGGTCTTGTCCCACTCAACCAAGAACTCTTGCAAGAAGTTCAAAAAAGATTGCAAAATCCTTCCATCCTCACTCTTGATCTAGTCAAAGAAGGCAAAGTCTCCAAATGA
- the pstC gene encoding phosphate ABC transporter permease subunit PstC: MKERFIKSTLFLCALISIVVSLAIMLTILIEAIKFFQKESLFTFLFSSQWAADGAFLKADGSTGHGIFGAVSLFWGTFYISLIAMLTAIPVGVMCAIYLGVFAGKKSKNLFKPILEVIAGIPTVVFGFFAVIVIAPLIVGFFEIFNISASYESALGAGFIMGVMIVPIVASLSQDCIESVSAKRVNGAYALGMTKKEVVFAVILPEAMPGIIASCLLGLSRALGETMIVIMAASLRPNLSLNFLEDMTTVTVHIVQALQGDQAFDSSLALSAFSLGLALFIITLVINMISVYLIHQFHKGKNL, from the coding sequence ATGAAAGAAAGATTTATCAAAAGCACATTATTTTTATGTGCTTTGATTAGCATTGTTGTCAGTCTTGCCATTATGCTTACAATTTTGATTGAAGCAATCAAATTTTTCCAAAAAGAAAGCCTCTTTACATTTTTGTTTTCTTCTCAATGGGCAGCAGATGGAGCATTTCTCAAGGCTGATGGAAGCACGGGACATGGGATTTTTGGAGCAGTTAGCTTGTTTTGGGGAACATTTTATATCTCTCTGATTGCGATGCTAACTGCAATCCCTGTTGGTGTTATGTGTGCAATCTACCTAGGTGTTTTTGCTGGGAAAAAATCTAAAAATCTTTTTAAACCCATTTTAGAAGTCATTGCAGGGATTCCAACCGTTGTCTTTGGTTTTTTTGCTGTCATTGTCATCGCTCCGCTTATTGTTGGGTTTTTTGAGATTTTTAATATTTCTGCAAGCTATGAAAGTGCGCTAGGTGCGGGTTTCATTATGGGGGTGATGATTGTCCCAATTGTGGCATCTCTCTCTCAAGATTGCATTGAATCAGTGAGTGCAAAGAGAGTGAATGGAGCTTATGCCCTAGGAATGACAAAAAAAGAAGTAGTCTTTGCTGTGATCTTACCTGAGGCAATGCCTGGAATCATCGCTTCATGCTTACTTGGACTATCTCGTGCTTTGGGGGAAACAATGATTGTTATCATGGCTGCATCCCTACGCCCAAATCTTAGTTTGAATTTTTTGGAAGATATGACAACAGTGACTGTGCATATTGTCCAAGCGCTCCAAGGAGATCAGGCATTTGATAGCTCACTTGCACTTAGCGCTTTTTCGCTTGGGTTGGCATTATTTATCATCACCCTAGTGATTAATATGATCAGCGTCTATCTCATCCATCAATTTCACAAAGGAAAAAATCTATGA
- the rny gene encoding ribonuclease Y, with protein MQIVEVSLIFLILIVMIGLYLIFRKSLYQKSLFRSDLSQVGLKEKELELRYQQKIQDLELLEKKLQKQAKKLQKHQEENQNIQKRLLEQEKCYTHLVEQNHQERERLKELFGNYLGMNENEVKKELLRLYEEDLIAHKGKMIRYHENELKNELKKRANFMIAQATTRYSGEFAQERLINVVTLPSDELKGRIIGKDGRNIKTFEMITGVDVIIDDTPLTIVLSSFNLYRRAIATKVLEELIEDGRIQPLRIEEIFKRVSEEMEESLLQDGEEVVLDLGLGYMHPELKKMIGRLKYRASFGQNTLGHSLEVANLAGVIAEELGGDARLAKRAGILHDVGKAMTQDFGGNHVELGYELCLKYQEDPVVLNAIRAHHDYEEPRSIEAAAVCCADTLSAARPGARREALESFLKRAVELEAIAMKKRGVKQAYVINAGKEIRVIVDALVVDDAECAVLAKEIAKEIEEGFQYPGEIKVHMIRESRVIEIAH; from the coding sequence ATGCAAATAGTCGAAGTAAGCCTTATATTTTTGATTTTAATCGTAATGATTGGGCTTTATCTGATTTTTAGAAAATCTTTATATCAAAAATCACTTTTTAGGAGTGATTTGTCCCAAGTGGGGCTAAAAGAGAAAGAATTAGAATTGCGATATCAGCAAAAAATACAGGATTTGGAGCTTTTAGAAAAAAAACTTCAAAAACAAGCCAAAAAACTCCAAAAACATCAAGAAGAGAATCAAAATATTCAAAAGAGACTTTTAGAGCAAGAGAAGTGTTATACGCATCTTGTAGAGCAAAATCATCAAGAAAGAGAAAGGCTAAAGGAGCTTTTTGGAAATTATCTTGGAATGAATGAAAATGAAGTCAAAAAAGAACTTTTAAGGCTTTATGAAGAGGATTTGATCGCGCATAAGGGGAAAATGATCCGCTATCACGAAAATGAGCTTAAAAATGAGTTGAAAAAACGAGCCAATTTTATGATTGCTCAAGCGACAACGCGCTATTCTGGAGAATTTGCACAAGAGAGGTTGATCAATGTCGTGACCCTCCCTAGTGATGAGCTTAAGGGGAGGATTATCGGAAAAGATGGACGCAATATTAAAACATTTGAAATGATTACAGGTGTAGATGTCATTATTGATGATACTCCTTTGACGATTGTCCTAAGTAGCTTCAATCTCTATCGTCGTGCGATTGCAACAAAAGTCCTTGAAGAATTGATTGAGGATGGACGTATACAGCCTTTGAGAATTGAGGAGATTTTCAAGCGAGTGAGCGAAGAGATGGAGGAGAGTTTGTTGCAAGATGGGGAAGAGGTCGTGTTGGATCTTGGTTTGGGATATATGCATCCAGAGCTTAAAAAAATGATTGGGCGATTAAAATATCGAGCAAGTTTTGGTCAAAACACCTTGGGGCATTCTTTGGAGGTTGCTAATCTTGCTGGTGTGATTGCTGAGGAGCTAGGAGGAGATGCTAGATTGGCCAAACGAGCTGGAATCTTGCATGATGTTGGAAAAGCTATGACACAAGATTTTGGTGGGAATCATGTAGAGTTGGGTTATGAGCTTTGCTTGAAATATCAGGAAGACCCTGTTGTGCTTAATGCGATTAGGGCTCATCACGATTATGAGGAACCAAGAAGCATAGAAGCTGCTGCAGTTTGCTGTGCAGATACGCTTTCTGCAGCAAGGCCTGGGGCTAGACGAGAGGCTTTGGAGAGTTTTTTAAAAAGAGCCGTTGAGCTTGAAGCGATTGCTATGAAAAAGCGTGGAGTGAAGCAAGCATATGTGATCAATGCGGGCAAGGAGATTCGTGTGATTGTGGATGCTTTGGTAGTTGATGATGCAGAGTGTGCGGTATTGGCCAAAGAGATTGCCAAAGAAATTGAAGAGGGATTCCAATATCCTGGGGAAATTAAAGTGCATATGATTCGAGAAAGTCGCGTGATTGAGATTGCCCACTAA
- a CDS encoding sensor histidine kinase, protein MLSFRGVFIGIFCALFVLFAGVSYQWNVQSNTKQAILDSQTRIQHALFALKSIDPKEINQDNLQSLSEGLGVELLVVKKDRYISSSPQSIQKQNFKESSSPIYEDGMVYQVLYLRDKMLVLYMLPQIRVDGLNLVIFCVFMLCVICICWLFYVSFKEQFEQILSPTQKGKAKSLLSLRFGEMQVFSEQLQKLEKILARRDQKTLKQTQKIKLKNEQLSNLLSAISHELKNPLSIIQLSLDGLENPKIEQKDLFYQKIRHQVVRLNQLTHKLNFVFNLDIKQVQFEEFDLFEVVQGIIQAQDNHRIKLLGETTFVRGDVFLIEQVVINLISNALKYSQDEILIEIKDGKFKITDYGIGITQEQIKKVTKKFYKANPESENSFGLGLFIVKKILTLHQSRLKIKSKPNEETSFAFRL, encoded by the coding sequence GTGTTGAGTTTTAGGGGAGTTTTTATCGGTATATTTTGTGCTTTGTTTGTTTTGTTTGCAGGAGTGAGCTATCAGTGGAATGTGCAAAGCAATACCAAGCAAGCAATCCTTGATTCTCAAACAAGGATCCAACATGCTCTTTTTGCTCTAAAAAGCATTGACCCTAAAGAAATAAACCAAGACAATCTCCAATCTTTGAGTGAGGGATTGGGTGTGGAACTTTTGGTTGTAAAAAAAGATAGATATATTTCATCATCCCCACAATCAATACAAAAGCAAAATTTCAAAGAAAGCTCTTCCCCTATTTATGAAGATGGGATGGTTTATCAAGTGCTTTATTTGAGGGATAAGATGCTTGTTTTGTATATGCTTCCTCAAATTAGGGTGGATGGTTTAAATCTTGTTATTTTTTGTGTCTTTATGTTGTGTGTAATTTGTATTTGTTGGTTGTTCTATGTGAGTTTCAAGGAGCAATTTGAGCAAATTCTCTCACCCACTCAAAAAGGAAAAGCAAAATCGCTTTTATCCTTAAGATTTGGGGAAATGCAAGTGTTTTCAGAGCAACTTCAGAAGCTAGAAAAGATTCTTGCTCGACGAGATCAAAAAACATTGAAACAAACTCAAAAGATCAAACTCAAGAACGAACAACTCTCAAATCTTTTGAGTGCCATTTCTCACGAACTTAAAAATCCTTTGAGCATTATTCAGCTCTCTCTTGATGGGCTAGAAAACCCAAAGATTGAGCAAAAAGATCTTTTTTATCAAAAAATACGCCATCAAGTTGTTCGTCTCAATCAATTAACACATAAGCTCAATTTTGTTTTCAATCTAGATATAAAGCAAGTTCAATTTGAAGAATTTGATTTGTTTGAGGTTGTGCAAGGGATTATCCAAGCTCAAGATAATCATCGAATCAAACTTTTGGGAGAAACAACTTTTGTAAGAGGGGATGTGTTTTTGATCGAACAAGTAGTGATCAATCTCATTTCTAATGCCTTGAAATATAGTCAAGATGAAATCTTGATTGAGATTAAAGATGGAAAATTTAAAATTACAGATTATGGCATTGGGATCACCCAAGAGCAAATTAAAAAAGTGACAAAGAAATTTTATAAAGCCAATCCAGAGAGTGAAAATTCCTTTGGTTTGGGACTTTTTATCGTTAAAAAGATTTTGACTCTTCATCAAAGTCGTTTGAAAATCAAATCTAAGCCCAACGAGGAAACTAGCTTTGCTTTTAGGCTCTAA
- a CDS encoding 5-formyltetrahydrofolate cyclo-ligase, which produces MKEKVRVLAKKILNKRSNQVNIYMHDKMIQHFLLDWIKKRRFKNILLFYPMRHEVDLICLMHQLRQKKLNVFVPCIKGKTMFVQRLRFPLKRGQYNILESGSSSCYEGEIDLAVVPILAFDSDLRRIGFGQGYYDHFFARLLAKPYIIFLSRYPVFSKKPVTNFRDIRADMVLFSKVFLRLGKHNANSRSKPYIFDFNRNDWALSDF; this is translated from the coding sequence TTGAAAGAAAAAGTAAGAGTTTTGGCAAAAAAAATTCTCAACAAGAGATCAAATCAAGTCAATATTTATATGCACGATAAAATGATTCAGCACTTTTTGCTTGATTGGATTAAGAAGAGGAGATTTAAAAATATTTTGTTGTTTTATCCTATGAGGCATGAAGTGGATTTGATTTGTTTGATGCATCAATTGCGACAAAAGAAACTCAATGTATTTGTGCCTTGCATCAAAGGGAAGACGATGTTTGTTCAGCGCTTGCGTTTTCCTCTTAAGCGTGGACAATATAATATTTTAGAATCCGGAAGTTCTTCTTGTTATGAAGGAGAGATTGATCTTGCTGTTGTGCCAATTTTGGCATTTGATTCGGATTTAAGGAGGATTGGTTTTGGTCAAGGATATTATGACCATTTTTTTGCCAGATTGCTTGCTAAACCCTATATAATTTTTTTGTCAAGGTATCCGGTTTTTTCGAAAAAACCGGTGACAAACTTTAGAGATATTCGGGCTGATATGGTTTTATTCTCAAAAGTATTTTTAAGATTAGGAAAACACAATGCAAATAGTCGAAGTAAGCCTTATATTTTTGATTTTAATCGTAATGATTGGGCTTTATCTGATTTTTAG
- the radA gene encoding DNA repair protein RadA has translation MAKKHTLFECQHCGFQSPKWLGKCPNCQEWESLVELKSEQIAYLKANSSPNPTPSKAIPITQVNHEEFSKFSSGESELDLVLGGGIVEGGLYLIGGSPGVGKSTLLLKVSYNLAQQGKRVLYISGEESAGQIKMRAERLHCIHPNLYLLNEINLSSILEHSKDYEVCIIDSIQTLFSESITSAPGSVSQVRESTFSLLRVAKDYNIAIFIIGHITKEGSIAGPRVLEHMVDSVLYFEGDPSREIRFLRGFKNRFGTTSEVGIFEMKENGLVSAKEVSKLFFQSKKQMAGSATTVILEGSRALVIEVQALVSENSFGMPKRLATGFDLNRLNMLLALLEKKLDLPLNRYDVFVNISGGIKINETGADLALIASIVSSFKNRPLNPQTAFIGEVTLIGDIRESGNLDIRLRELANYGFTKAIIAQKPSNPAPIKCYEIQEVTKLLDWM, from the coding sequence TTGGCTAAAAAGCACACATTGTTTGAATGTCAGCATTGTGGATTCCAAAGCCCTAAATGGCTTGGAAAATGTCCCAATTGTCAAGAATGGGAAAGTCTTGTTGAGCTTAAAAGCGAACAAATCGCTTATCTCAAAGCAAACTCATCTCCAAATCCAACTCCATCCAAAGCCATCCCCATCACACAAGTCAATCATGAAGAATTTAGCAAATTTAGCTCAGGAGAAAGTGAGCTTGATTTGGTACTTGGGGGAGGGATCGTTGAGGGCGGACTTTATTTGATTGGTGGAAGTCCGGGGGTGGGAAAATCTACGCTTTTGCTCAAAGTTTCATACAACCTAGCCCAACAAGGAAAGCGTGTGCTATATATCAGCGGGGAAGAGAGTGCAGGACAAATCAAAATGCGCGCAGAACGCCTTCATTGCATTCATCCCAATCTCTATCTTCTCAATGAGATCAATCTCTCAAGCATTTTAGAACATTCCAAAGACTATGAAGTGTGCATTATTGATTCTATTCAAACACTCTTTTCAGAAAGCATCACCTCAGCACCTGGGTCTGTTTCTCAAGTGAGAGAAAGTACCTTTTCTCTTCTTAGGGTTGCCAAAGATTACAATATCGCGATCTTTATTATTGGCCATATCACCAAAGAAGGCTCGATTGCTGGTCCTAGAGTGCTTGAACATATGGTTGATAGTGTGCTTTATTTTGAGGGAGATCCAAGTCGAGAAATCAGATTCCTTAGAGGGTTTAAAAATCGCTTTGGCACAACAAGTGAGGTAGGAATCTTTGAGATGAAAGAAAATGGCTTAGTCAGTGCCAAAGAAGTCTCCAAGCTCTTTTTTCAATCCAAAAAGCAAATGGCAGGGAGTGCGACAACAGTCATTCTTGAGGGATCAAGAGCTCTAGTCATAGAAGTTCAAGCACTTGTGAGTGAAAATTCTTTTGGGATGCCCAAACGCTTAGCAACAGGATTTGACCTCAATCGTCTCAATATGCTTTTGGCACTTTTAGAAAAAAAACTTGATCTTCCACTTAATCGCTATGATGTTTTTGTCAATATCTCAGGGGGAATCAAAATCAATGAAACTGGGGCTGATCTTGCTTTGATTGCAAGCATTGTCTCAAGCTTTAAAAATCGCCCCCTCAATCCTCAAACAGCTTTTATCGGAGAAGTGACATTGATTGGCGATATTAGAGAATCGGGCAATTTGGATATCCGCCTAAGAGAGCTTGCAAACTATGGATTTACCAAAGCAATCATCGCTCAAAAGCCTAGCAATCCCGCCCCTATCAAATGCTATGAGATTCAAGAAGTAACAAAACTCCTTGATTGGATGTGA